The Peromyscus maniculatus bairdii isolate BWxNUB_F1_BW_parent chromosome 6, HU_Pman_BW_mat_3.1, whole genome shotgun sequence genome has a segment encoding these proteins:
- the Cd160 gene encoding CD160 antigen isoform X2 translates to MQILMSPARSCCALAILLATVDFQCGGCIHVTSSASQRGGQLDFTCTLWHKKGEAEGLMLFWCKDRSWDCSPETSLEQLRVKRDPGTDGITERSSQLVFTIEQATPSDSGTYQCCARSQRPEIHIHGHFFSVLVTGNHTEIWQRQKQHPGFSHADSALSSGFPQAKTWGVMGTSLVALQALYTL, encoded by the exons ATGCAAATCCTGATGTCACCTGCCAGAAGCTGTTGTGCCCTGGCCATCCTGCTGGCAACTGTGGACTTCCAATGTGGTG GGTGCATCCATGTCACCAGCTCAGCATCCCAGAGAGGAGGGCAACTGGACTTCACCTGTACTCTGTGGCACAAGAAGGGTGAAGCTGAGGGACTAATGCTCTTCTGGTGCAAAGACAGGTCTTGGGACTGCTCCCCCGAGACCAGCTTAGAACAGCTACGGGTTAAAAGGGATCCTGGGACAGATGGCATCACTGAACGGTCATCTCAGTTGGTGTTCACCATAGAACAAGCCACACCATCCGACAGTGGGACCTACCAGTGCtgtgccagaagccagaggccagaaATCCACATCCATGGTCATTTTTTCTCTGTTCTAGTCACAG GGAACCACACCGAGAtatggcagagacagaagcagcaccCTGGCTTCAGCCATGCTGACAGCGCTCTCAGTTCAGGCTTTCCGCAAGCAAAGACCTGGGGGGTGATGGGCACCAGCCTGGTGGCCCTTCAAG cTCTATACACCTTGTGA
- the Cd160 gene encoding CD160 antigen isoform X1 yields the protein MQILMSPARSCCALAILLATVDFQCGGCIHVTSSASQRGGQLDFTCTLWHKKGEAEGLMLFWCKDRSWDCSPETSLEQLRVKRDPGTDGITERSSQLVFTIEQATPSDSGTYQCCARSQRPEIHIHGHFFSVLVTGNHTEIWQRQKQHPGFSHADSALSSGFPQAKTWGVMGTSLVALQGMSRGDCSAPNCESVSLQG from the exons ATGCAAATCCTGATGTCACCTGCCAGAAGCTGTTGTGCCCTGGCCATCCTGCTGGCAACTGTGGACTTCCAATGTGGTG GGTGCATCCATGTCACCAGCTCAGCATCCCAGAGAGGAGGGCAACTGGACTTCACCTGTACTCTGTGGCACAAGAAGGGTGAAGCTGAGGGACTAATGCTCTTCTGGTGCAAAGACAGGTCTTGGGACTGCTCCCCCGAGACCAGCTTAGAACAGCTACGGGTTAAAAGGGATCCTGGGACAGATGGCATCACTGAACGGTCATCTCAGTTGGTGTTCACCATAGAACAAGCCACACCATCCGACAGTGGGACCTACCAGTGCtgtgccagaagccagaggccagaaATCCACATCCATGGTCATTTTTTCTCTGTTCTAGTCACAG GGAACCACACCGAGAtatggcagagacagaagcagcaccCTGGCTTCAGCCATGCTGACAGCGCTCTCAGTTCAGGCTTTCCGCAAGCAAAGACCTGGGGGGTGATGGGCACCAGCCTGGTGGCCCTTCAAGGTATGTCCAGAGGAGACTGCAGCGCTCCAAACTGTGAGTCTGTATCCTTGCAAGGTTAA